GCGCGCTATCTCTGACATGAAATTTATGGCCCAAAATTGGCGCTAAAATTTCTCCCTTTTTTCGCCTTGTGATAGGATGAAAAAAAGGAGGATTTACCATGGTGAACAAAATTTTTACAATTATTGCGGGCATTGGTGTTCCGCTGACGATTATCGCTTCTTTGATGCACTGGTCCTCTATCGCCATGTTCCTCATTGGAGCAATAACCGTCATTGCCCTTTCTAGTTTTATGGGAAGAGCAACCGAGAGTCTTGCAGTCGTAAGTGGACCACGAATTGGTGGTTTGTTAAATGCAACTTTCGGTAACGCAGTGGAACTGATTATCTCGATATTTGCCCTAAAAGCGGGTCTAATCGGTGTCGTTCTGGCATCATTAACGGGTTCCGTCATTGGGAACTTATTGCTAGTTGCGGGACTTTCCTTCTTTTTAGGTGGGTTGAAATTTAAACGACAAAAATTTAGTTTTCACGATGCGCAACACAATGCTGGATTATTGATCTTTGCCGTCATTGTCGCATTCGTTATACCAGAAATATTTTCAATGTCCATGAATGAAACCGAAACACTTCAATTGAGTGTAGGAATTTCGATCGTGATGATCGCATTATACTTGGCTGGTTTATTCTTCAAATTAGTTACGCACCGAGGGGTCTATCAACACTCTGAAGGCGAAGAATATTCCGAGCATGAAGAACCGGAATGGTCGAAAAAGAAATCTATTCTGATCCTACTCATCGCAACTTTAGCAGTAGCTTATGTGTCGGAAAATCTCGTACATACATTTGAATCGGTAGGAGAACAATTTGGCTGGTCGCAGCTCTTTATCGGGGTAATTATCGTTGCGATCGTCGGAAATGCAGCAGAACACGCATCTGCAATTCTAATGGCGATGAAAAACAAAATGGACGTTGCGGTCGAAATTGCGATCGGATCCACCTTGCAAATCGCCATGTTTGTCGCACCACTACTTGTGCTAATCTCATTGTTAATGCCTGAATCGATGCCACTTGTCTTCACGATTCCAGAACTCGTTGCCATGGCAACAGCCGTTATGCTAACTGTCAGCATCTCCAACGACGGGGAATCGAACTGGTTTGAAGGACTGACGATGCTAGCAGCTTACGTTATAATGGGAATAGGATTTTTCTTACTATAGGGAGTTGGCAGTATGCATTCCACCAAAAACCAAACAAAACACGTGATGAACATGCTCAAAGAAACGAGTCGCACATTCTATCTTCCCATCAGCTTCCTTTCCGCTGACTTGAAAAGCACAGTGGCCGCTGCTTATCTCTGCATGCGTGCGATTGATGAGATTGAAGACCATCCGGCTCTTGGCAATGACGTGAAGAAATCACTACTGACAAGTGTGTCACAAAACCTTGCAGGGGATTTTGACGCGAACCAGTATGCAAAGGACCTAGCGGGGTACGAAAGCGTCTTGCCGGAAGTTACATGGAAGTTGGCCGATTGGATTGACTACTGTCCAGAGAAAGTACGTCGGAAAGTGCAGGACTCAACGAGTGAAATGGCTTTTGGAATGGCGAAATGGGCAGAACGAAACTGGCGTGTTGATACGAAAGAAGATTTAGACGAATACACATACTACGTAGCTGGACTTGTCGGGGTTATGCTGAGCGATTTGTGGGAATCATACGGACACGAAAAAACAGATCGAGAGAAATCCATCGCTTTTGGACGAGGCTTGCAGTTAGTTAACATTCTGCGTAACCAACAAGAAGACGCCGAACGCGGTGTAAGCTACGTACCAAATGGCTGGATGCGTGATGACCTCTTTACGTATGCCGATGAAAATTTATCACGTGCAAAAGACTATGTACACGACATTCAAGACAAGCGCATCAAAATGTTTTGCAAAATCCCATATGCCTTAGCGGAACGAACACTCGCTGCCATGAAAAAAGGGCAGGAGAAAATGTCTCGAACAGAAGTGGAAGACGTCGTCGCAGCACTCGAAAAAGAAACTTTATAAAGCGTTTTGTAAGAACCTTGCCGTTGTGCAAGGTTCTTTTTTACGATCATTTTTCGGATGCAAAACTTACCTTTTAGGGGGAGTTATCACTAACGAAAACATGGTTTGACTTGGAAGGAAATGGCACTTTGCATGGTTTTCGCGTTTACTAACAGGATATTTGGAAAAGTTGCATGTTTTCACCTGGAAGTTGCATGTTTTACCACTATTTCTGCACGTTTTTCCCGGTAGTTAACAGGGCTTTTCAAGAACAATCGCTTTACCATGATAAAAACACTCTTCAAAAGTGTAAATTTTCTTCCATATGGGTAGAGAATAAAAAGACAAATTGTTCGGGAGTGTTCTCATGACGAAAAAAGAGATGGAATTACGAGATGGAAATTTATTTTATGAAGTGCATGGTACGGGTGAAGCCATTCTGTTATTACATGGTTTCTGCGGAAGTAGTGCGTACTGGGATGATGTAGTGCCGACATTGGCAAAATCACATCAAGTATTCGTGTTAGATTTACCGGGTCACGGTGCATCGGATGCTTCTTTTGGGAATTATGAAATGGAATATATGGCAGATTTACTTCGTGATTTTTTAGATGCGGTACATATTGATAAGGTGACGATGATTGGACATTCTCTTGGAGGATATATAACACTTGCTTTTGCTGAAAAGTACGAAGATCGATTAAATGGATTTTCTCTCGTGCATTCAACTTCTTTAGCGGATAGTGAAGAAGGAAAAGAAGGTCGAGAGGCGGCGATTGCAAAAATAGAGAGTGAAGGACTACCGGCGTTTATTGAAGGGCTCATTCCGAAATTATTTGCTCCAAATGCGGAAACAGATTCGCTACAGGAAAAGGCAAAAGCCATTGGCTACAAAACGTCTAAAGAAGGTGCAGTTGGTTTCCTTCGGGCAATGAAAAATAGAAAAGATCGCACGACAACATTAGAAGATTCGAGCGTGAAGGCGCTATTAGTAGCTGGTGAAAAGGATGGTGTCATTCCACCAGAGAAGACCTTCCTCGTGAACCGAGAGCGATTAAGTCTTGCGCTAATTAAAGATGCAGGACATATGAGTATGATGGAGCAGCCGAGCCAGTTGATTGAAAAGCTTGAATCATTTTTAGAGGAATAAAAAAGAACCCGTCTTTTTAAATGAAAGAATCTTCCCTACTAATCCACAAAATGGGGAAGAGTTTCATCTAAAAACAACGGGTACTTTTGTTTTAAAAAAAATAAATCTGTCTTCTTGCGTACGGATGTCTATTTCAGTACATACAGGTAGACGCTGACAAAATGACTTGCCGTTCCTAATAGGATAAATAAGTGGAAGATCTCATGATAGCCGAGAATAAGATTTTCCATAAATTTCGGCTTTAATCCGTAGATTATTCCGCCGATCGTATACATAATTCCTCCAAGGACTAGGAAGAATAAGCCGGTAGAAGAAAGGACTTCCGCCAAACGACCACTTAAGAAAATAATGATCCAACCTAGACCAATATACAAACTAGTGGAGACCCAGCGTGGTGCGTGAAACCATACCATTTTAAAAATAATGCCAAGAATGGCTACAACAGAGACGACGGTAAACACTACGATCCCAGTTGTATCTCGAAGTGCAACTAAACAAAATGGTGCGTAAGATCCTGCAATTAAGACGAAAATCATGGAATGATCTAAACGTCGAAAAAAGGCGATGACAGAATCCTTTGCGATAATCATATGATACAGCCCAGAAGCTGAGTAAAGTAAAATCATGCTAATCCCAAATATAACGACCGCTACTACGGGTAGTGTAGGATTTTCCAATGTCGTTGCTTTCATCAACAATAAAACAAATCCGGCTATAGAAAGTAGTGCGCCAATCCAATGAGATAGACTATTAAAAGGTTCTCTAAAATACGTATTCATATTAAAACTCCTTATTATGTAGTTATTGATACTACATAATAATATATACGAACTATATGATAGTGTCAATATTTACGAATTTCGTTTCGTGACCTATACTTAAGAAAAAGTAGTGGAGGTATCACGTGACTATATCGGAAGAAAAAATTGGATTAAACCGAAAAATTGAATCGAGTAAACTACCTAATATCGATTTATATGTCGATCAAATTATGCAATTGTTTGAGGAAGTGTTTGAGCAATCAAAACGTAATCCTGAAGAAAAAATCATGACCAAAACGATGATTAATAATTACGCAAAAGGGAAGTTGCTTCAACCAATTGAAAATAAAAAGTATTCGAAGAACAATATATTGTTAATTGCGTTGATCTACCACATGAAGGGGACACTTTCGCTTCAAGATATTCAAAAAGTGCTTCATCAAGTGAAAGAAACGAATGCGATTGAAGCATTATATGAAACATTCGAAAATGCTCAACCTCCTCTTACTGACCATTTCGAGCAGTCTGTTCAAACAATCGAAGAGAAAGAATCAGATCGGATTCAAAAAATCCTATCGTTTGTACAACTGAGCAACTTTTATCGCAAAGCAGCAGAGCAGTTAATTGACGAGTTGCCAGAGATTCCAGAACCGAAAAAATCAAAACCTGTGAAATAATGTGTCAGCATGGATAGATATCTTCTCGTAACTGGAGAGGCGATCTATCCTTTTTGTTTGACCAAGTACGTAAAAATTCATCCTCTCATGTTCATGACGAAATCCACGAAGGATTGGTCAATAACAGAAATGGGCTTTCTACCGAAAAAACTAGAAAAATTTTGCCGATTGAGTGAAGCAAGATCTGATACGTGAACACAAAAAATGCCTCGAACAAGAAAGCGTTTGTCTATCTTGTCGAGGCATTTTTTATTCTGTTACACCTTCAGCTGGTGCATCGGATTTCTTTTCTGTTAGAAGTCGTTCATTTCCCATCGTGTACACCGCAATCGCAGCGATCGCAATTGGAATGAGTGACCAGAAGAATGTAGACGAAATGGACACAGCCATTGCATCAATAATTTTCTCTAAAATGTTTGGCGGAATTAAGTTCCGTTGTGCAGGTTCGAAGACATTTTGCAAGTTGTCTGGTGAGAAGGATCCACCACCAGCATTACCAAGATCTTTATCCAACTGATTTTGTAATAATTTCGTTTGAATTGCCCCGAACACAGTAATCCCTATTGCTAATCCGAGTGAACGGAAGAATGCATTGGTGGAATTCGCTGATCCGCGGTGTCGGAAGTCCATTTTGTGCACTGAAGCGGATGGCAATAAAGAGAAAGAGAAGCCTACGCCAATCCCAACTAGGGTCATATAAACGGTCAACAATAATCGATCTGTTTCAGGCGAAATGGTGGACATTAACACCATCCCAATTGCATACACGACAACAGAAACGGCCATAATTTTTCGATATGCCCATTTCGTTTGCATAATTCCGGCAAACGCACTTCCGACTACCGATCCAAGTAGCATCGGCATCAAAATAATTCCCGCATTGGTTGCTGAACCGCCATAGACGGATTGCACAAATAGTGGGATGAAAATAGTCAAGCCAACGAATGTGGCACCGTAGACAAATGCCAACACTTGCGAGGATGCGAATAATTTACTTTTGAACATCCAGAAAGAAATAATCGGTTCTGCAGCTCTTTTTTCTGCGAAGAAAAAGACGATTAAAAACACCGCAAATACGGCGAATAAACCGAGAATGATCCAAGATGTCCATTCATATTCTTTGCCGCCTAGTTCGAGGGCAAACATCAAACTAACGACAGCTGTCACGAGGGATATGGAACCGAGCCAGTCAATTTTTTGTTTCGAATGTTCGGTTGACTCATGGTAATACAGCCAAACTAACACTAAAGAAACGATCCCGAGAGGAATATTCACATAAAATACCCAGTTCCAACTGAAAGTATCCGTGATGAAAGCTCCTAGTAAAGGTCCTAAAATACTTGAAGCTCCAAATACTGCGCCGAACAATCCAGTCATTTTACCACGTTGTTCTGGAGGGAAAATATCAAACACGATGGTGAATGCAATTGGCATTAATGCACCTCCACCAATCCCTTGGATAGCGCGATAAGCGGCTAATTGCGGGATAGTGTCTGCGATCCCACAAAGTGCAGAGCCTATTAAAAA
The Paenisporosarcina cavernae genome window above contains:
- the cax gene encoding calcium/proton exchanger, which translates into the protein MVNKIFTIIAGIGVPLTIIASLMHWSSIAMFLIGAITVIALSSFMGRATESLAVVSGPRIGGLLNATFGNAVELIISIFALKAGLIGVVLASLTGSVIGNLLLVAGLSFFLGGLKFKRQKFSFHDAQHNAGLLIFAVIVAFVIPEIFSMSMNETETLQLSVGISIVMIALYLAGLFFKLVTHRGVYQHSEGEEYSEHEEPEWSKKKSILILLIATLAVAYVSENLVHTFESVGEQFGWSQLFIGVIIVAIVGNAAEHASAILMAMKNKMDVAVEIAIGSTLQIAMFVAPLLVLISLLMPESMPLVFTIPELVAMATAVMLTVSISNDGESNWFEGLTMLAAYVIMGIGFFLL
- a CDS encoding squalene/phytoene synthase family protein, producing MHSTKNQTKHVMNMLKETSRTFYLPISFLSADLKSTVAAAYLCMRAIDEIEDHPALGNDVKKSLLTSVSQNLAGDFDANQYAKDLAGYESVLPEVTWKLADWIDYCPEKVRRKVQDSTSEMAFGMAKWAERNWRVDTKEDLDEYTYYVAGLVGVMLSDLWESYGHEKTDREKSIAFGRGLQLVNILRNQQEDAERGVSYVPNGWMRDDLFTYADENLSRAKDYVHDIQDKRIKMFCKIPYALAERTLAAMKKGQEKMSRTEVEDVVAALEKETL
- a CDS encoding alpha/beta fold hydrolase; its protein translation is MTKKEMELRDGNLFYEVHGTGEAILLLHGFCGSSAYWDDVVPTLAKSHQVFVLDLPGHGASDASFGNYEMEYMADLLRDFLDAVHIDKVTMIGHSLGGYITLAFAEKYEDRLNGFSLVHSTSLADSEEGKEGREAAIAKIESEGLPAFIEGLIPKLFAPNAETDSLQEKAKAIGYKTSKEGAVGFLRAMKNRKDRTTTLEDSSVKALLVAGEKDGVIPPEKTFLVNRERLSLALIKDAGHMSMMEQPSQLIEKLESFLEE
- the trhA gene encoding PAQR family membrane homeostasis protein TrhA, translating into MNTYFREPFNSLSHWIGALLSIAGFVLLLMKATTLENPTLPVVAVVIFGISMILLYSASGLYHMIIAKDSVIAFFRRLDHSMIFVLIAGSYAPFCLVALRDTTGIVVFTVVSVVAILGIIFKMVWFHAPRWVSTSLYIGLGWIIIFLSGRLAEVLSSTGLFFLVLGGIMYTIGGIIYGLKPKFMENLILGYHEIFHLFILLGTASHFVSVYLYVLK
- a CDS encoding DUF1836 domain-containing protein; protein product: MTISEEKIGLNRKIESSKLPNIDLYVDQIMQLFEEVFEQSKRNPEEKIMTKTMINNYAKGKLLQPIENKKYSKNNILLIALIYHMKGTLSLQDIQKVLHQVKETNAIEALYETFENAQPPLTDHFEQSVQTIEEKESDRIQKILSFVQLSNFYRKAAEQLIDELPEIPEPKKSKPVK
- a CDS encoding MDR family MFS transporter; this translates as MQQPRVKLVLSGLLLAILMAAMDNTIVATALGSILADLGGVENYIWITSAYAVAVLAGMPIFGKLSDMYGRKRFFVFGLALFLIGSALCGIADTIPQLAAYRAIQGIGGGALMPIAFTIVFDIFPPEQRGKMTGLFGAVFGASSILGPLLGAFITDTFSWNWVFYVNIPLGIVSLVLVWLYYHESTEHSKQKIDWLGSISLVTAVVSLMFALELGGKEYEWTSWIILGLFAVFAVFLIVFFFAEKRAAEPIISFWMFKSKLFASSQVLAFVYGATFVGLTIFIPLFVQSVYGGSATNAGIILMPMLLGSVVGSAFAGIMQTKWAYRKIMAVSVVVYAIGMVLMSTISPETDRLLLTVYMTLVGIGVGFSFSLLPSASVHKMDFRHRGSANSTNAFFRSLGLAIGITVFGAIQTKLLQNQLDKDLGNAGGGSFSPDNLQNVFEPAQRNLIPPNILEKIIDAMAVSISSTFFWSLIPIAIAAIAVYTMGNERLLTEKKSDAPAEGVTE